A region from the Aegilops tauschii subsp. strangulata cultivar AL8/78 chromosome 5, Aet v6.0, whole genome shotgun sequence genome encodes:
- the LOC109782731 gene encoding auxin-responsive protein SAUR36-like: MVSAKRLSKMAKKWQKIAAIQRKRLTRTTTVAKGAANDEYCATSPSVAMKDHCVVYTADRVWFEVPLAYLGTLIFCELLTMSEEEFGFAGGDDRRIMLPCNAAVMEYTVCLLQRDASTEVVKAFMSSVAKPCSWCFGIQSGGKPFFGKAV, translated from the coding sequence ATGGTTAGTGCCAAGAGACTTTCAAAGATGGCAAAGAAGTGGCAGAAAATAGCGGCCATCCAGAGGAAGAGGCTCACCCGGACCACGACAGTGGCGAAAGGAGCAGCCAATGACGAGTACTGCGCCACATCGCCATCAGTGGCAATGAAGGACCACTGTGTTGTGTACACCGCTGACAGGGTGTGGTTCGAGGTGCCGCTAGCATACCTTGGGACATTGATCTTCTGCGAGCTGCTGACGATGTCCGAGGAGGAGTTCGGCTTTGCAGGCGGCGATGACAGGAGGATCATGCTGCCCTGCAATGCCGCTGTCATGGAATACACCGTGTGCTTGCTCCAGAGAGATGCCTCCACGGAAGTCGTGAAGGCATTCATGAGCTCTGTCGCAAAGCCGTGCAGTTGGTGCTTTGGAATACaaagcggggggaaaccctttttcggtaAGGCAGTGTAG
- the LOC109782728 gene encoding disease resistance protein RGA4 yields MESAVASAFLKSVMGRLFQVLEKEYNKQKGLRQDTLSIQQDVRMIAAAMDDRLHALGRGERRTAVARLYSEEMLGLAHDAQDCIDRIVHRLTCRPRVGGGGGGGGAALIRRVAAVAHELRKVQSRSGFADEIRKLKARLKLAHERVVGIPITAASCCHEIAAAAPSCRFARNPVGIERPVEELLSMLDEVEGEPEQLRVISVVGFGGLGKTTLARAVYEDPHAVEKFHCRAWVAAGRWSPEVTGDGVTEILRDVLQQVRPKDAMDVVVADDGQRIEALLKEYLTDKRYLIVIDDIGREQWSTINSIFENNSKSSRILLTTTIQSTANICSHGNGYVYQMNTLGEEDSKKIALQEVRSPELEQGSMTLLQKCGGLPLALVSVSDFLKCSGEPTGERCAELCRNLGSHLREKYGHDNFAELRKVLMHNYDSLSVHAMTCLLYLGVFPNNRPLKRKVVIRRWLAEGYARSDSLRSEDDIADETFKALVDRNIIQSIDTRNNAQVKTCMTHGIMHEFVLHKSVSQGFIATSSRDHPRPHAYVNNACHLSIHGGNVTDSEASDEDLSRVRSLTVFGKAGDAISYVRKCKLLRVLDLEECNDLEDSHLKHIGKLWHLKYLSVGGSIAKLPSSIDGLHCLETLDLRRTKIKTLPIEAIILYHLAHLFGKFTVDKDDLNNANKMSKAMKFLSGNKSNLKTLAGFVAKEMRGLLQLMVHMRNLRKVKIWCGPVANGSNYASDLSKAIQEFTKVPMDNVGARSLSLDSEECSQDLLSSLAFEPCPEDSKYDVRSLKLRGKLLQLPPFVTLLSGLTELCISSATLTRNLLSSLINLRNLLYLKLIASELEKFEMKSGAFPSLRRLCFAVQSFASSLPAIEQGALPNLVSLHLLCPGLVGLSGIQIRHLRHLKEVMVDSGVPDQTRQDWEQATKNHPNRPRLVLHKSGVRVETEGPGNEEASAVREKRKICVVQPSSDEGLDSSLKKMRLSSDSSSRLQVIVQSTSSSGH; encoded by the exons ATGGAGTCTGCGGTGGCGAGCGCCTTCCTGAAGAGCGTGATGGGGCGGCTGTTCCAGGTGCTGGAGAAGGAGTACAACAAGCAGAAGGGCCTCAGGCAGGACACTCTCTCCATCCAGCAGGACGTCCGCATGATcgccgccgccatggacgacCGCCTCCACGCCCTGGGTCGTGGCGAGCGCCGCACCGCCGTCGCCAGGCTCTACAGCGAGGAGATGCTCGGCCTGGCGCACGACGCCCAGGACTGCATCGACCGCATCGTCCACCGCCTCACCTGCAGGCCCCGcgttggcggcggcggaggcggaggaggagcggcGCTGATCCGCCgggtcgccgccgtcgcccacgAGCTGAGGAAGGTCCAGAGCCGCTCGGGCTTCGCCGACGAGATCCGCAAGCTCAAGGCCCGCCTCAAGCTGGCGCACGAGCGCGTCGTCGGCATCCCCATCACCGCCGCCAGCTGCTGCCACGAAATTGCCGCGGCGGCGCCCTCGTGTCGCTTCGCGCGCAATCCGGTGGGCATCGAGAGGCCCGTGGAGGAGCTCCTGTCGATGCTGGACGAGGTGGAGGGCGAGCCGGAGCAGCTGAGGGTGATTTCCGTGGTGGGGTTCGGCGGCCTGGGGAAGACCACCCTCGCGAGGGCGGTGTACGAGGACCCTCACGCCGTGGAGAAATTCCATTGCCGTGCTTGGGTTGCCGCCGGTCGGTGGTCGCCGGAGGTCACCGGCGACGGGGTCACTGAGATCCTGCGCGATGTACTCCAGCAAGTTCGCCCCAAAGACGCCATGGATGTTGTTGTTGCTGATGATGGCCAACGTATTGAAGCCTTGCTCAAGGAATACCTCACGGATAAGAG GTATTTAATTGTCATAGATGACATTGGGAGGGAGCAATGGAGCACTATAAATTCCATCTTTGAAAACAATAGCAAAAGCAGCAGAATCCTACTGACCACAACTATTCAGTCAACAGCTAATATCTGCAGCCATGGCAACGGTTATGTGTACCAAATGAACACACTTGGTGAAgaggactccaagaaaattgctCTTCAGGAGGTACGGTCACCTGAGCTGGAGCAGGGGTCCATGACGCTGCTGCAGAAATGTGGTGGTCTTCCACTTGCTCTCGTCAGTGTCTCCGATTTCCTGAAATGCTCAGGTGAGCCTACGGGGGAGCGATGCGCAGAGCTATGCCGTAACCTGGGTTCTCATCTGAGAGAGAAGTATGGCCATGACAATTTCGCGGAGCTAAGAAAGGTGCTGATGCATAACTATGACAGTTTGTCTGTGCATGCTATGACCTGCTTGCTATATCTTGGTGTATTCCCAAACAACCGTCCCCTCAAAAGGAAAGTTGTTATCAGGAGGTGGTTAGCCGAAGGATATGCACGGAGTGATTCTCTTCGTAGCGAGGACGACATTGCGGACGAGACTTTCAAGGCACTTGTCGACCGGAATATCATACAGTCCATTGATACAAGGAATAATGCGCAAGTGAAGACGTGCATGACTCATGGCATCATGCACGAGTTCGTGCTGCACAAGTCCGTGTCACAGGGGTTCATCGCGACATCGTCTCGTGATCATCCAAGACCCCATGCCTATGTTAATAATGCCTGCCACCTTTCTATCCATGGTGGCAATGTGACAGATAGTGAGGCCTCCGACGAGGATTTATCTCGTGTTCGGTCTCTGACAGTCTTTGGAAAAGCAGGTGATGCTATTTCTTATGTTCGTAAGTGCAAACTGCTACGAGTCTTGGATCTGGAAGAATGCAATGATCTGGAAGATAGTCACCTCAAACACATAGGCAAGCTATGGCATCTAAAATATCTAAGTGTTGGGGGCAGTATTGCGAAGCTTCCGAGCAGCATCGATGGACTGCATTGCTTAGAGACCCTGGATTTAAGGAGAACCAAGATAAAGACATTGCCCATAGAGGCCATTATTCTGTACCACTTAGCTCATCTGTTCGGAAAGTTTACAGTTGACAAAGATGATCTGAACAATGCAAACAAGATGAGCAAAGCAATGAAGTTCTTGTCCGGAAACAAGAGCAACCTGAAAACTTTAGCTGGATTTGTCGCAAAAGAGATGCGAGGGCTTCTTCAACTGATGGTTCACATGAGAAATCTGAGGAAGGTCAAGATATGGTGTGGGCCAGTTGCAAATGGAAGTAACTACGCCAGTGATCTTTCCAAGGCCATTCAGGAATTCACCAAGGTCCCCATGGACAATGTGGGTGCCCGTTCTCTATCACTTGATTCAGAAGAATGTTCTCAAGACTTGCTGAGTTCGCTTGCTTTTGAGCCATGCCCTGAAGATTCCAAATATGATGTAAGGTCACTGAAGCTACGTGGCAAGCTACTCCAGTTACCCCCATTTGTTACCTTGCTGTCAGGTCTCACTGAACTGTGTATTTCATCAGCTACTCTGACACGGAATCTTCTATCGTCTCTGATCAATTTGAGAAACTTGCTTTATCTCAAGTTGATCGCAAGTGAGCTTGAGAAATTTGAAATGAAATCAGGGGCATTCCCAAGCCTGCGGCGTCTGTGCTTTGCAGTGCAAAGTTTCGCTTCATCTCTGCCAGCAATCGAACAAGGAGCTCTGCCGAACCTTGTCTCACTCCATCTGCTCTGCCCAGGTCTAGTTGGTCTTTCCGGCATCCAAATCAGACACCTCAGACATCTCAAGGAGGTCATGGTTGACTCTGGAGTGCCTGATCAAACACGACAAGACTGGGAGCAAGCAACAAAGAACCACCCAAATAGGCCGAGACTCGTGTTGCACAAAAGTGGTGTTCGAGTGGAAACCGAAGGCCCGGGGAATGAAGAAGCTTCGGCTGTGAGGGAGAAGCGGAAAATATGTGTAGTCCAACCAAGTTCGGATGAGGGACTGGATTCCAGTCTCAAGAAGATGAGACTTTCATCAGATTCTTCTTCGCGGCTTCAAGTGATTGTTCAGTCCACTTCCTCATCTGGTCACTGA